The genome window CAGCAAAGGCCCGCCGCTACTCCCCAATGGCCCAGTCTCTGGCACCAAAAACGCCACCAGATGACACGCGAAAACCTCAAATGCACGTAAAGCGAAATCTGGGTTTACTCTCCAAGGCTTGTTCCCACTTCCCTTTTTCTACACGTCTTCTTTCCTCTCCCCTGATTTCTCTCCTGAGTAACTTGCCCACCTTTGACTTGGGTAGCATGTCCCTAAACTCTATGTATGAAGGCACCTTGTAAGATGCCAATCTTTGTCTGCACCACCTGATGAGTTCAAAACCGCTCAATCCCTTCACGTCACTCTTTAGAACCACCAAAGCCTTTATTCTCTCACCCACCTTAGGATCCGGAACCCCCACCACGCATGCTGCCAGCACCGCTGGATGTTCCTGCAAAACCGCCTCTATCTCAGAGGCTGAAATCCTGTAACCCTTATGTTTTATTGTGTCAACTGTCCTGTCTACAAAATAAAGGTACCCCTCTTGATCCATTCTCACGATATCCCCGGTCCTGTACCAGAGGCGACCGTCCAGCTCCAGGAAGGCCTGTTGGGTCTCCTGGGGTTTGTTCCAATAACCTTCCACCATGGGGGTAGAATGAACCAAGAGCTCGCCTGGGGTGCCCGGTTCCATTTCTTGGAGGGTCTCGGGATCTACTATCTTTACGGACTTATTGGGCAGAACAGAGCCCATGCTCAGAGGCGGAATCTTCTGTCCTGGACGGCTTAGACTCACCCCACCCACGGTCTCCGTAGCACCGTATCCCTGATAAATGGGGATCCCAAACCGATTCTTCCAACGCTGGCCCAACTCCTGGGGCAGCACATCCCCGCCGCTAAAACAATATTTCAAGGAACTCAAGTCATAAGAATCCAGCCTGTCATGCTCCAATATCATTCGATAGAGAGCCGGAACTCCAAAAAGCGACAATGCCTTGTGCCGATATATTGCCTCCATCAACCCGTCAAGATTCACCTTAGGCAACAGAATCACACTTTCTCCACGCAGACACAGGGGGCCCAATCCAAAAATCTGTCCTAAGATGTGAAAAAGAGGAGCCCCTTGGACTACTATGTTACTGCCCTTGGGTATAAGTGGATCAGCCACCTCCAGCTGGACACGGGCAGACTCTAAGAAAAGCTCATGACTCAGAGGCACTCCTTTGGGGAAACGGGTGGTGCCGCCTGTGTAGAGGATCTCTGCGATTTCTGCTGGGGAGGCGTGATCTTCTTCGGGTGCCACCTTAGCAGAGTTCAGGAACCGACGGAACCCCATGTGACTGCCCCGGCTCACCACCTTCCCCCTGGGCACCTTGTCGAGAAGTCTTCCGAGAATGCGTTTCCAAAAAGGAAGCAGATCCGCCAGATTGGTATGTATGACTCTCTGGAAGCCTATCTTGGCGGCCAACTGGGTCACATAGGAATAGTTGGTGTCCATGCAGAAGATGGCTCGGGCACCGCTGTCTTGGGCTACATAAAGCAGATCGTGGCTTGTGTAGATGGGAGTTATGGGGACCATCACAACCCTGGCCATGAGACCTCCCAGCCAGGCCACAATCCACTGAGGACAGTTGGGAAGGTAAATGATGACCCTTTCACCAGGCCCGATGCCCGATGCTCTTAGGGCTGCGGCCACCTTCTGTGCCCAGCCCAGGACTCTTTCATATGAATAAGATGTGCCCAGAAAAAAAACCGCCTTTTTCTTGGGGTTGGCCAGGGCCTGTTCCTTGAATGCCTGGCCTATATTTCTTGCAGTTTCCGTCAAATGTCACCTCAAAGAAGCCCTGGGTACCTGCCTTCATACACCGAAATAGGCTGATTTCACCTCTGGGTCATCCATGAGCTCCTTGCCTGGCCCAGAAAGAGTCATCATGCCGTTTTCAATCACGTATGCATAGTCCAAGATGGGCAGTAAGGGCCTGGCAAATTGCTCTGCCACCAGAATGGTCACTTCGGCTTCCTCTCTTATCTTGACTATAGTTTCCACCAAATGACGCTGCATGAGAGGACTCAGACCCAAAAGGGGTTCATCCAGAAGCAAGACTCTGGGGGCTGTTACAAGGGCCATTCCTACTGCCAGCATCTGCTGCTCTCCACCGCTTAGAAACCCGGCACGCTTCCTGCGGTGCTGTGTCAACTGGGGGAAAAGCCTGAAGACCAACTTGATAGCTTCCACCATTTGACCGCGCCTCTTAAGGTATCCTGCTATGCGCAGATTTTCCATGACATCGCTTTCCGGAAAAATAGGGTGGCGCTCCCTGCAAAGCACTATACCTCTTTGTACCCGCTGGGGGGGTCTCAAGCCTGAGATATCCTCCCCTTCATAAAAGATCTGACCCAACAAGGTGATACGTTCCCCACCTCGTCTGAGCTCTCTTGTTCTCATTTCCACTATGAGTCCCGAAAGCGTGTGCATAAGGGTCGTTTTGCCGGCGCTGT of bacterium contains these proteins:
- a CDS encoding class I adenylate-forming enzyme family protein, translated to MTETARNIGQAFKEQALANPKKKAVFFLGTSYSYERVLGWAQKVAAALRASGIGPGERVIIYLPNCPQWIVAWLGGLMARVVMVPITPIYTSHDLLYVAQDSGARAIFCMDTNYSYVTQLAAKIGFQRVIHTNLADLLPFWKRILGRLLDKVPRGKVVSRGSHMGFRRFLNSAKVAPEEDHASPAEIAEILYTGGTTRFPKGVPLSHELFLESARVQLEVADPLIPKGSNIVVQGAPLFHILGQIFGLGPLCLRGESVILLPKVNLDGLMEAIYRHKALSLFGVPALYRMILEHDRLDSYDLSSLKYCFSGGDVLPQELGQRWKNRFGIPIYQGYGATETVGGVSLSRPGQKIPPLSMGSVLPNKSVKIVDPETLQEMEPGTPGELLVHSTPMVEGYWNKPQETQQAFLELDGRLWYRTGDIVRMDQEGYLYFVDRTVDTIKHKGYRISASEIEAVLQEHPAVLAACVVGVPDPKVGERIKALVVLKSDVKGLSGFELIRWCRQRLASYKVPSYIEFRDMLPKSKVGKLLRREIRGEERRRVEKGKWEQALESKPRFRFTCI
- a CDS encoding ATP-binding cassette domain-containing protein, whose amino-acid sequence is MLQAQGLMVFFENALAINDLSIELPKGQVRGVIGSNSAGKTTLMHTLSGLIVEMRTRELRRGGERITLLGQIFYEGEDISGLRPPQRVQRGIVLCRERHPIFPESDVMENLRIAGYLKRRGQMVEAIKLVFRLFPQLTQHRRKRAGFLSGGEQQMLAVGMALVTAPRVLLLDEPLLGLSPLMQRHLVETIVKIREEAEVTILVAEQFARPLLPILDYAYVIENGMMTLSGPGKELMDDPEVKSAYFGV